The stretch of DNA CGGATCAACCTGGGGCTGTTCCAGAGGGACGTCAACGTCATCTGGGATCTGGCCCCGCACGATTTCTCGATCGTCGATTATGTCCTGGGCCGGAGTGCCCGAAGCATCTCGGCCTGGGGCTGTGCCCATGCCGACCGCGATCTCGAGGACATCGCCTACGTCAACGTCGATTACGACGAGCAAATGCTGGCCAACTTTCATGTGAACTGGCTCTCGCCGGTGAAGATCCGGCAGATGATCTTCGCCGGCTCGCGCAAGAGCCTGATCTTCAACGAGCTGAACACCACCGAGCCGATCAAGGTCTACGACCGTGGCATCGAGTTGGGCAAGGCGGCCGAGGACCGTCACAAGCTCCTGATCGGCTACCGAACCGGCGATATCTGGAGCCCTCGCGTCGAGCTGGGCGAGCCGCTCCAGCAGGTGGTTACCCACTTCGCCGAGTGTATCCGCGACGGCAAGACCCCGCTGAGCGACGGTGAGCTGGGCCTGCGCGTGGTCCGCCAGCTCGAGGCGGCAACCCGAAGCGTCCGGGCCCAGGGGGGCCGGATTGTTCTGTCCAATGGAACCCACGTCAATGGCAACGGCTCGGCAGTCTCACGAGCGATCGGACCCGTCGAACGGGATCAGAATCAGTCCGGACGTGGTCCTGGGAAGCGGCGTGTCAGTCCACTGCTTCGTTAACCTGTACGGCTGCCGGATCGGCGACGAGACTCGGATCGGCAGTTTCGTGGAAATCCAGAAGAACACCGTGGTTGGAGCCCGCTGCAAAATTTCCAGCCACTCGTTCCTCTGCGAGGGGGTAACGATCGAGGATGAAGTTTTCGTCGGTCACGGCGTGATCTTCATCAATGACATCGAACCGAGAGCGACCGTCGATGGCCGACCGATGACCGACGCCGACTGGCGGGTGATCCCGATTCGAGTTGGCCGAGGAGCCTCGATCGGCAGTGGGGCACTGGTGATGGGTGGGGTGACGATCGGTCCAGGGGCCCTGGTCGGGGCTGGGGCGGTCGTGACCCGGGACGTCGCTCCCGGGGCCGTGGTGGTGGGGGTTCCGGCGCGGCTGCTCCGGATGCAAGAATCGCCAGGAGATCGAGCATGATCGGCGGCAACGAGTCACAAGCCATGCTGCAGGCCCAAGCTGAATCTGGGCCGGTGCCCTTCCTCGACCTGCAGACTCAGTACACCGGGCTCCGGCACGAGATCCTGGAAGCGCTCCAGGAAGTTGCTGACGGCACGACGTACGTCCTCGGGCCGAAGGTGGCCCAGTTCGAGCAGGACTTCGCCCGGTTCGTCGGCGCCGATCATTGCGTCGGGGTCAACAGCGGGACCTCGGCGCTGCACCTGGCCCTGATCTGCGCAGGGGTCCTCCCTGGCGACGAGGTCGTCACTGTGCCAATGACATTCATCGCCACCTCCTGGGCGGTCAGCTACGTCGGGGCGACCCCGGTCTTCGTCGACATCGATCCGGCCACCTTCACAATGGATCCCGAGCAGGTCGAACGGCGGATCACCAGCCGGACCCGGGCGATCCTGCCGGTTCACCTCTACGGTCAGCCGGCCGATCTCGAGCCGCTCCTGGAGATTGGCCGGAGGCGCGGTATCCCGGTCATCGAGGATGCCGCCCAGGCGCACGGCGCGGGCTACCAGGGCCGGTTGGCCGGGACGCTCGGCTTCTGCGGCTGCTTCAGCTTCTACCCCGGCAAGAACCTCGGAGCCTTCGGCGAGGCCGGGGCGATCGTCACCGACGACCCCGACGTGGCCACCCGACTCCGGCAACTCCGCGACCACGCCCAGAGCCGCCGCTACCACCACGTCGAGCTCGGATTCAACTACCGGATGGAGGCGATCCAGGGGGCCGTCCTCGGGATCAAGCTGAAATACCTGCAAGGCTGGAACGAGGCCCGTCGGCGACTAGCCGCCCGGTATGGCGAGGCCCTGGCCGACCTGCCGATCGACCTGCCGAGCGAAGCTCTCGACCGCCGACACGTCTGGCACCTCTACGTCGCCCTGCATCCGGAGCGCGACCGGATCCGCCAGGAGCTGGAACAGCGCGGGGTGCAGACCGGCCTGCACTACCCGATCCCGGTCCACCTCCAGGAGGCCTACGAGCATCTCGGCCACCGGGCGGGCGACTTCCCCGTCGCCGAGCGCGTCGGCCGCGAATGCTTCTCTCTGCCCATTTTCCCCGAGATGACCGAAAGCCAGCAGGATCGGGTGATCGAGGCCCTCAGCCAAATCCTCCACGAGGTGAACTACGCATGATCCAGTCACTTGAAGGATCCACGGTCCTCGTCACCGGGGGAGCCGGGCTGATCGGTTCGCACATCGTCGACCGCCTGATCGATGAGGGAGTCGGTGAGATCCGGGTGCTGGACAACCTGGTCCGGGGCTCGCTGGACAACCTGGCGGTGGCCCGGTCCCGTCGACCGATCCAGTTGATCCAGGGAGACGTCCGCGATCGGGAGACCGTTGCCAGAGCGGTCCAGGGGTGCGACCTAGTCTCGCACCAAGCGGCGATCCGGATCACGCTCTGCGCCGAGCAGCCCCGCGAATGCATGGAAGTGCTGGTCATGGGAACCTTCAACGTCTTCGAGGCGGCGGTGGCCTCGGGGGTCAAGAAGGTCGTCTACGCCTCCTCGGCCTCGGTCTACGGAGCGGCCGAGACCTTCCCGACCGACGAGCGGCACCACCCGTACAACAATCGGACCCTCTACGGCGCGGCCAAGCAGATGGACGAGGGGATCGCTCGGAGCTTCCGCGAAATGTATGGGCTGCCCAGCGTCGGGCTCCGCTACTTCAACGCCTACGGACCTCGGATGGACGTGACCGGAGCCTACACCGAGGTCTTCATCCGCTGGCTCGACTGTATCGACGCCGAGCGTCCGCCCCAAATCCACGGTGACGGCTCGGCCTTGATGGACTTCATCTCGGCCGAGGACATCGCGCGGGCCAACATCCTGGCGATGAAGTCGGACCGGGTCGACGACGTGTACAACGTCGCCAGCGGGACCGAAACGTCTCTGCTGGGGCTCTGGCGGGCGATGCAGGAAGTGACCGGGGCCCACCTCCTCGAGCCCGAGTTCCATCCGGCCCGCAAGGTCAACCCGGTCCCCAGGCGTCTGGCCGAGACGACCCGGGCCCGGCTCGAGCTGGGGTTCTCGGCCGAGATCCCGCTGGAGGAAGGGCTCCGCCGATTGGTCGCCTGGCGTCGCAAAGTAACCCGGAACCAGGTGGGAGCGGCCCGATGAGCACGCTGCTGAGGAAGATCCCGATTGCCCGTCCCAGCTTGGGCGAGGCCGAGGCCGAGGCCGCCCGGCGGGCGATCCTCTCGGGGTGGATCACCCAGGGGCCCGAAGTCGCGGCTTTCGAGCAGGAGTTCGCCGCCTTCGTCGACGCCCCCCACGCCTGCGCCGTCTCGAACTGCACCACGGCGCTGCACCTGGCCCTGCACGTCCTGGGGGTCGGGCCGGGGGACGAGGTCGTCACCGTCAGCCACTCCTACATCGCCACGGCCAACGCGGTCCGTCACTGCGGAGCTCATCCTGTCTTCGTCGACATCGACCCGGCGACGTACAATATCGATCCCCGCTTGATCGAGGCGGCGATCACGCCAAGGACCCGCGCGATCCTGCCGGTCCACCAGATCGGTCTGCCCTGCGACCTGACTGCCATCCTCGAGATCGCCTCAAGGCACGGCCTGCCGGTGGTGGAGGACTCGGCCTGTGCCATCGGCAGCGAACTCCGCCTGGACGGGCAGCGCTGGGAGCGGATCGGCCGGCCCCACGGGACTGTGGCCTGCTTCTCGTTCCATCCGAGAAAAGTCCTGACCACCGGCGACGGCGGGATGATTACCACCCGCGCCCCCGAGCTCGACCGCAAGTTCCGGCTCCTCCGCCAACACGGGATGAGCATCTCCGACACCGTCCGCCACTCGGCTCGCTCGATCGTCTTCGAGAACTATCCGATTCTCGGCTATAACTACCGGATGACCGACATCCAGGCGGCGGTCGGCCGGGTCCAGCTCCGTCGGCTGCAGGCGATGCTAGCTCGCCGCGTCGAACTGGCCGAGAATTACTCACGGGCGATTTGCGAGATCCCCGGCCTAGAACCCCCCTTGATCCCAAGCGGCACCCGGGCCAACTTCCAGTCGTACGCTGTGCGGGTCACCGGTGAGTTCCCCCTGAAGCGCGACGAACTGATGCAGGCCCTGCTCGATCGAGGTATCAGCACCCGCCGGGGGATCATGAACGCCCACCAGGAGACCGCTTACGCCGAGGTCCCAAGCGGGCCCCTGCCCCACTCTGAAGCGGCTCGAGATCATGTGATCCTGCTTCCCCTTTACGACTCGATGAGCGAGGAGGACCAAGCCTGGGTCATCGATTCGCTGCTCGAACTCGCCTACGAGGCGGGTGGACGTCGCCTCTGACCACGAAAGTGGGATTCCTTCGAGCAGACCGGCCGGTGGCGAATTCACCTCGACGATCAAGGAGAAATAAGCACGGGCCAACCGGGTCTGTGGCGTTCCGGCACCGTGGCTTGTCGGGATCGATCACGGCACTTAGAACCAATCGACAATTCGAGGTCCGACGCAACCGACCGGCACGAAGTGCGGGCCGGGCGTCGGGTCGCCCAGGTCTTCAAGGCCTGCCGGGCGTTTGAGCCCGCTGGCCCTGGTGATCGGCTCAAAGGTCTTCGGAACATGTCAACCCCTCGGATCAACCCTGTCCGGCTCTCGAGGCTCTGCCGGGAGGCTGTCGACCGCTGCCGACTCGACCTCTCCGGGGCCATCGTGTTGACCGAGGCGGCGACCGGTGCCTACGTTGTGACCCCGATTCTGGCGGCACTGGCCGGAGCCGGACGGGTCTTCGCCTTGGCCCGCGCCTCAAGTTACGGGACGGTCGAGGAGGTGGTCGAGCAGACCGAGAGCCTGGCCCGAGCCGCCAGCGTCTCCGGAGTCATCGAGGTGATGACCGAGAAGACGCCCGAGGTGATCGCTCTGGCCGACGTCGTGACCAACTCGGGTCACGTCCGGCCAATCGACCGGGCGATGGTCGAGCGAATGAAGCCGACCTCCGTGGTTCCCTTGATGTACGAGTCCTGGGAATTCCGAGACGCCGACATCGACCTCCAGGCCTGCCGCGAGCGTGGGATTCTGGTGGCCGGCACCAATGAGCGGCACCCGGCAGTGGACGTCTTCTCGTACCTGGGGATCATGGCCGTCAAGCTTCTGCTCGATGCCGAGGTGGCGGTCTTCGGGAGCCGGATCCTCTTGCTCTCGGACAATCCGTTCGAGCCGTACATCCGCCGCGGCCTAGTCGCGGCCGGGGCCTCGGTCAAGACCGCGGTGGACCTGGTCGAGGGGCTCGGCTCCGACCCGGTCGATGCTGTCGTCGTGGCGATGCAGCCTCGGGTCGGCCCGATCCTCGGACCGCTCGAGGCCGAGTTGCTCGCCAAGAGCCATCCCGGAGTGGTCGTCGGCCAGTTCTGGGGCGACCTCGACCGTGACGCGCTGGATGCCGTCGGGATCGC from Isosphaeraceae bacterium EP7 encodes:
- a CDS encoding Gfo/Idh/MocA family oxidoreductase, with translation MSQLKVGIVGAGYWGPNLIRNFSACPLTQAVAICDSNPQRLEAIGRNFGGVALVDSIDRLLEMPIDAVAIATPVSTHHRLASQCLESGRHVLVEKPLASTTEEARQLVELARKAGRVLMVDHTYLFNNSIRKIKELVDHDELGELYYIDSIRINLGLFQRDVNVIWDLAPHDFSIVDYVLGRSARSISAWGCAHADRDLEDIAYVNVDYDEQMLANFHVNWLSPVKIRQMIFAGSRKSLIFNELNTTEPIKVYDRGIELGKAAEDRHKLLIGYRTGDIWSPRVELGEPLQQVVTHFAECIRDGKTPLSDGELGLRVVRQLEAATRSVRAQGGRIVLSNGTHVNGNGSAVSRAIGPVERDQNQSGRGPGKRRVSPLLR
- a CDS encoding acyltransferase encodes the protein MSVHCFVNLYGCRIGDETRIGSFVEIQKNTVVGARCKISSHSFLCEGVTIEDEVFVGHGVIFINDIEPRATVDGRPMTDADWRVIPIRVGRGASIGSGALVMGGVTIGPGALVGAGAVVTRDVAPGAVVVGVPARLLRMQESPGDRA
- a CDS encoding DegT/DnrJ/EryC1/StrS family aminotransferase; the encoded protein is MLQAQAESGPVPFLDLQTQYTGLRHEILEALQEVADGTTYVLGPKVAQFEQDFARFVGADHCVGVNSGTSALHLALICAGVLPGDEVVTVPMTFIATSWAVSYVGATPVFVDIDPATFTMDPEQVERRITSRTRAILPVHLYGQPADLEPLLEIGRRRGIPVIEDAAQAHGAGYQGRLAGTLGFCGCFSFYPGKNLGAFGEAGAIVTDDPDVATRLRQLRDHAQSRRYHHVELGFNYRMEAIQGAVLGIKLKYLQGWNEARRRLAARYGEALADLPIDLPSEALDRRHVWHLYVALHPERDRIRQELEQRGVQTGLHYPIPVHLQEAYEHLGHRAGDFPVAERVGRECFSLPIFPEMTESQQDRVIEALSQILHEVNYA
- a CDS encoding NAD-dependent epimerase/dehydratase family protein, whose protein sequence is MIQSLEGSTVLVTGGAGLIGSHIVDRLIDEGVGEIRVLDNLVRGSLDNLAVARSRRPIQLIQGDVRDRETVARAVQGCDLVSHQAAIRITLCAEQPRECMEVLVMGTFNVFEAAVASGVKKVVYASSASVYGAAETFPTDERHHPYNNRTLYGAAKQMDEGIARSFREMYGLPSVGLRYFNAYGPRMDVTGAYTEVFIRWLDCIDAERPPQIHGDGSALMDFISAEDIARANILAMKSDRVDDVYNVASGTETSLLGLWRAMQEVTGAHLLEPEFHPARKVNPVPRRLAETTRARLELGFSAEIPLEEGLRRLVAWRRKVTRNQVGAAR
- a CDS encoding DegT/DnrJ/EryC1/StrS family aminotransferase produces the protein MSTLLRKIPIARPSLGEAEAEAARRAILSGWITQGPEVAAFEQEFAAFVDAPHACAVSNCTTALHLALHVLGVGPGDEVVTVSHSYIATANAVRHCGAHPVFVDIDPATYNIDPRLIEAAITPRTRAILPVHQIGLPCDLTAILEIASRHGLPVVEDSACAIGSELRLDGQRWERIGRPHGTVACFSFHPRKVLTTGDGGMITTRAPELDRKFRLLRQHGMSISDTVRHSARSIVFENYPILGYNYRMTDIQAAVGRVQLRRLQAMLARRVELAENYSRAICEIPGLEPPLIPSGTRANFQSYAVRVTGEFPLKRDELMQALLDRGISTRRGIMNAHQETAYAEVPSGPLPHSEAARDHVILLPLYDSMSEEDQAWVIDSLLELAYEAGGRRL